Proteins encoded together in one Flavobacteriales bacterium window:
- the uvrC gene encoding excinuclease ABC subunit UvrC yields MSIDVREKVRLLPHTPGVYQFFDAEGSILYVGKAKDLRHRVGSYFAKDHTDGKTRLLVRKIADLRVIHVPTEFEALLLENSLIKQHQPRYNILLRDDKSFPFIRVRNEHFPRVEGMRNPEEDGSAYFGPYAGVRTMKTVLGLVHKLYKLRTCSYDLSPRNIEQKKFKRCLEYHIGNCKAPCEGLQSQAEYDANMEQVLQIVKGRVSGLIKVLKEQMHGHAERLEFEAAEDYRQKLERLEQYRAKSIVVNPDIGDVDIFGLVSDSGSTYVNYMRVIDGAVVHGITIELKRKLDESDVEMLQAAIAELRQRYKSLAPEAIVPFGPEIEVPGVRFTVPQRGDKKQLLDLCERNARYFMLDKQKQEKLTDPEGATTRILEQLQQDLRLSELPRHIECFDNSNTQGTDPVSACVVFKDAKPSKKDYRHFNIRTVEGPDDFASMEEAVERRYSRLVTEGEPLPQLIVIDGGKGQLGAALTALERLGLRGTIAIIGIAKKLEEIVFPGDPVPLHIDKRSSSLKLIQHMRNEAHRFGITHHRGKRSKRIIRTGLEEIPGIGPGTAQKLLTRFGSLKGIREALPEDVTAVVGAKKAEAVIRGLAEGN; encoded by the coding sequence ATGTCCATCGACGTCCGCGAGAAGGTCCGCCTGCTGCCGCACACCCCCGGCGTGTATCAGTTCTTCGACGCGGAGGGCTCCATCCTCTACGTGGGCAAGGCCAAGGACCTGCGCCATCGCGTGGGCAGCTACTTCGCCAAGGACCATACCGACGGCAAGACGCGCCTGTTGGTCCGGAAGATCGCGGACCTGCGCGTGATCCACGTGCCCACCGAGTTCGAGGCGCTGCTGCTGGAGAACAGCCTCATCAAGCAGCACCAGCCGCGCTACAACATCCTGCTGCGCGACGACAAGAGCTTCCCCTTCATCCGCGTCCGCAACGAGCACTTCCCCCGCGTGGAGGGCATGCGCAACCCCGAGGAGGACGGCAGCGCCTACTTCGGCCCCTACGCCGGTGTGCGCACCATGAAGACCGTGCTGGGCCTCGTGCACAAGCTCTACAAGCTCCGCACCTGCAGCTACGACCTCTCCCCGAGGAACATCGAACAGAAGAAGTTCAAGCGCTGCCTGGAGTACCACATCGGCAACTGCAAGGCCCCCTGCGAAGGGCTGCAGTCGCAGGCCGAGTACGATGCGAACATGGAGCAGGTGTTGCAGATCGTGAAGGGGCGGGTGAGCGGGCTCATCAAGGTGCTGAAGGAGCAGATGCACGGGCACGCCGAGCGGCTGGAGTTCGAGGCGGCCGAGGACTACCGCCAGAAGCTGGAGCGGCTGGAGCAGTACCGCGCCAAGAGCATCGTCGTCAACCCCGACATCGGCGACGTGGACATCTTCGGGCTGGTGAGCGACAGCGGCAGCACCTACGTCAACTACATGCGCGTGATCGACGGCGCCGTGGTGCACGGCATCACCATCGAACTGAAGCGCAAGCTCGATGAGAGCGACGTGGAGATGCTGCAGGCCGCCATCGCCGAGCTGCGCCAGCGCTACAAGAGCCTCGCCCCGGAGGCCATCGTGCCCTTCGGGCCGGAGATCGAGGTGCCCGGCGTGCGCTTCACCGTGCCACAGCGCGGCGACAAGAAGCAGCTGCTCGACCTCTGCGAACGCAACGCCCGCTACTTCATGCTGGACAAGCAGAAGCAGGAGAAGCTCACCGACCCGGAGGGCGCCACCACCCGCATCCTGGAGCAGCTGCAGCAGGACCTGCGGCTCAGCGAGCTGCCGCGCCACATCGAGTGCTTCGACAACAGCAACACCCAGGGCACCGATCCCGTGAGCGCTTGTGTGGTGTTCAAGGACGCCAAGCCCAGCAAGAAGGACTACCGCCACTTCAACATCCGCACGGTGGAGGGGCCGGACGACTTCGCCAGCATGGAGGAGGCCGTGGAGCGCCGCTACAGCCGGCTGGTCACCGAGGGCGAGCCGCTGCCGCAGCTCATCGTCATCGACGGCGGCAAGGGCCAGCTGGGCGCGGCGCTCACCGCCCTGGAGCGCTTGGGCCTGCGCGGAACGATCGCCATCATCGGCATCGCCAAGAAGCTGGAGGAGATCGTCTTCCCCGGCGACCCGGTCCCGCTGCACATCGACAAGCGCAGCTCCTCGTTGAAGCTCATCCAGCACATGCGCAACGAGGCGCACCGCTTCGGCATCACGCACCACCGCGGCAAGCGCAGCAAGCGCATCATCCGCACCGGGCTGGAGGAGATCCCCGGCATCGGCCCCGGCACCGCGCAGAAGCTCCTCACCCGCTTCGGTAGCCTCAAAGGCATCCGCGAAGCCCTGCCGGAGGATGTGACGGCCGTGGTGGGCGCAAAGAAGGCGGAGGCGGTGATCCGGGGGTTGGCGGAGGGGAACTGA
- a CDS encoding lamin tail domain-containing protein, translated as MIRATFRALSGSFAALATLVASAQFTDDFDDNDYTNGPVWNGDAALFVCVGGQLRSNSPGAANYHLSTPSTQAAGAQWEFFINLKFATSGANYADVYLMSSAADLASGVDGYYVRIGGTQDRVELFRSDAGAGTALIASADGIVNSSSDNPFRIRVKRDAGDLWTLETDDGATGTYALAGSATDATHGSCTHFGIRIEQSTAASPVNNHFFDDIGVGPIPVDVTPPAVVSVTATSATNVDVVFSEPLNGAALGSFDILPFIGVSAAVLDGLDPALVHITPGIALTSGSTYTLVASGAEDLAGNAAASSNTDFSWFVPDEALPGEVVINEILADPTPVLGLPEAEYVEVLNTSSTKTFDLGGWTFSDGGTPAALPSVLLPPGTFAILTDDANAALFAGFGTVVSIGSFPALNNDGDPLALRDDNGQLIDTVTYALAWYNDAVKDDGGWSLERRDPTTPCSSAANWTASTDPQGGTPGAQNSVFAIVPDTQAPALVAAQVLTPDQLRLLFNEPMDLASLAAGTYTLDPPVAVNTVVVENPLAVRLDLAAALVVGQLYTVTAADVQDCPGNAIGTANTAQLALPEAPTAGDVGDQRAAVRPTHRRQRLRGAVQPQQQDAEPGRPGAGQRDRRPDREPPAGEHAAGAAAARAVRGAHRGPSLPGEYLSADRGGARPADRPAELQQRRGRGGAAGRRGRYAGALRLRRRPALRAAEQHRGREPGARGPGAAGGGPHQLAQRRRARGLGHAGLPEQPVQRGPAAHGRAHHRAGHLQSGQRWVPGPADGELPLRAARLHRHPHGVRPGRPPRARAAQQRAAGRGGRGELGRHPRRRQQGPHRPLRAGAGGLRPAGRGGAHPPHGDAGAPVELRGLGGVGRGLRRLLQLLQPLHDAVEVAEVDVALAVLGGLPRR; from the coding sequence ATGATCCGCGCCACTTTCCGCGCCTTGTCGGGCTCGTTCGCCGCCCTGGCGACGCTGGTCGCCTCCGCCCAGTTCACGGACGACTTCGACGACAACGACTACACCAACGGGCCGGTGTGGAACGGGGATGCCGCGCTGTTCGTGTGCGTGGGCGGACAGCTGCGCAGCAACAGCCCGGGCGCGGCCAACTACCACCTGAGCACGCCCAGCACCCAGGCCGCGGGGGCGCAGTGGGAGTTCTTCATCAACCTGAAGTTCGCCACCAGCGGCGCCAACTACGCGGACGTGTACCTGATGAGCAGCGCCGCCGACCTGGCCAGCGGGGTGGACGGCTACTACGTGCGCATCGGCGGCACGCAGGACCGGGTGGAGCTGTTCCGCAGCGATGCGGGCGCGGGCACTGCGCTGATCGCCAGCGCCGACGGCATCGTGAACAGCAGCAGCGACAACCCCTTCCGCATCCGGGTGAAGCGCGATGCCGGCGACCTGTGGACCCTGGAGACCGACGATGGCGCCACGGGCACTTACGCCCTGGCGGGCAGCGCCACCGACGCCACGCACGGCAGCTGCACGCACTTCGGCATCCGCATCGAGCAGAGCACCGCGGCCAGCCCGGTGAACAACCATTTCTTCGACGACATCGGCGTGGGCCCGATCCCGGTGGACGTGACGCCGCCTGCCGTGGTGAGCGTGACCGCCACGAGCGCCACCAACGTGGACGTCGTCTTCAGCGAACCCCTGAACGGCGCCGCCCTCGGCAGCTTCGACATCCTGCCCTTCATCGGGGTCAGCGCCGCGGTGCTGGATGGTCTGGACCCCGCCCTGGTGCACATCACACCGGGCATCGCGCTCACCAGCGGCAGCACCTACACCCTGGTCGCCAGCGGCGCCGAGGACCTGGCGGGCAACGCGGCCGCATCGAGCAACACGGACTTCAGCTGGTTCGTGCCCGATGAGGCGCTGCCGGGCGAGGTGGTGATCAACGAGATCCTCGCCGACCCCACGCCCGTGTTGGGCCTGCCGGAGGCCGAATACGTGGAGGTGCTCAACACCAGCAGCACCAAGACCTTCGACCTGGGCGGTTGGACCTTCAGCGACGGCGGTACGCCGGCCGCGCTGCCCTCGGTGCTGCTGCCCCCCGGCACCTTCGCCATCCTCACCGACGACGCGAACGCGGCCTTGTTCGCGGGTTTCGGCACAGTGGTGTCCATCGGCAGCTTTCCGGCGCTGAACAACGACGGCGACCCGTTGGCGCTGCGCGACGACAACGGCCAGCTGATCGACACGGTGACCTACGCGCTGGCGTGGTACAACGATGCGGTGAAGGACGACGGTGGCTGGAGCCTGGAGCGCCGGGACCCCACCACACCGTGCAGCAGCGCGGCCAACTGGACGGCGAGCACCGATCCGCAGGGCGGCACCCCGGGCGCGCAGAACAGCGTGTTCGCCATCGTGCCCGACACGCAGGCCCCCGCACTGGTGGCCGCGCAGGTGCTGACGCCCGACCAGCTGAGGCTGCTGTTCAACGAGCCGATGGACCTGGCCTCCCTGGCCGCCGGCACCTACACCCTGGACCCGCCCGTGGCGGTGAACACCGTGGTGGTGGAGAACCCGCTGGCCGTGCGGCTCGACCTGGCCGCCGCGCTGGTGGTGGGGCAGCTGTACACCGTGACCGCAGCCGATGTACAGGACTGCCCCGGCAATGCGATCGGCACGGCCAACACCGCGCAACTGGCCCTGCCTGAAGCCCCGACCGCCGGCGATGTGGGTGATCAACGAGCTGCTGTACGACCCACGCACCGGCGGCAGCGACTTCGTGGAGCTGTACAACCGCAGCAACAAGACGCTGAGCCTGGCCGACCTGGTGCTGGCCAACGAGACCGACGGCCAGATCGGGAGCCCCCTGCCGGTGAGCACGCTGCCGGTGCTGCTGCTGCCCGGGCAGTACGTGGTGCTCACCGAGGACCTTCCCTACCTGGTGAATACCTATCCGCAGACCGTGGCGGAGCGCGCCCTGCAGACCGACCTGCCGAGCTACAACAACGGCGAGGGCGTGGTGGTGCTGCTGGCCGCCGGGGGCGATACGCTGGAGCGCTTCGCCTACGACGACGACCTGCACTTCGAGCTGCTGAACAGCATCGAGGGCGTGAGCCTGGAGCGCGTGGACCCGGCGCGGCCGGCGGAGGACCGCACCAACTGGCACAGCGCCGCAGAGCTCGCGGGCTGGGCCACGCCGGGCTTCCTGAACAGCCAGTTCAGCGAGGCCCCGCGGCCCACGGCCGAGCTCACCATCGAGCCGGCCATCTTCAGTCCGGACAACGATGGGTTCCAGGACCTGCTGACGGTGAGCTACCGCTTCGAGCAGCCCGGCTTCACCGGCACCCTCACGGTGTTCGACCTGGCCGGCCGCCCCGTGCGCGAGCTGCTCAACAACGCGCTGCTGGGCGTGGAGGGCGCGGTGAGCTGGGACGGCATCCGCGACGACGGCAGCAAGGCCCGCATCGGCCCTTACGTGCTGGTGCTGGAGGCCTACGACCTGCAGGGCGAGGTGGAGCGCATCCGCCGCACGGTGACGCTGGCGCACCGGTTGAACTGAGGGGCCTAGGGGGCGTCGGCCGCGGCCTTCGCCGCCTTCTCCAGCTTCTCCAGCCGCTCCACGATGCGGTCGAGGTTGCGGAAGTGGATGTAGCTCTTGCGGTACTTGGCGGCCTCCCACGCCGGTGA
- a CDS encoding aldehyde dehydrogenase family protein has translation MEATPHVVSLERTAGLRAAFHRGVLRDPAVRARHLHRLADALERLEADVLEAMRGDMGKPPMEAYMAEVGVAGEELRHAALEVVRWSRPRPVPTPFKLQVSSSSIHPCPLGVVLIVAPWNYPLLLVLAPLAAALAAGNCAVVKPSEDAPRTAALVDRLVREAGLEELVHVVQGPGHAVLPPLLDAVRFDHVFFTGSAAVGARIAAQCAPKLVPVTLELGGKSPAIVDRSAHLPGAVRRIAWSKFFNAGQTCVSTDHVLVHADRYEDFLKAFAQQVERMFGPDPQRSPDLARIVNDRRWQVLRGHLDHGRVHLGGGHDRATRYMAPTVLTEVPLDSPPMREEIFGPLLPVLPWRDRDELAALTARNPEPLSAYLFARDAGLERWFTNELPFGGGCINDTMVHFGNAQLPFGGVGRSGQGRYHGHAGFDRFSNLKGVMHSNDRLDPGVRYAPYRPWQLKVLRWLFR, from the coding sequence ATGGAAGCCACCCCGCACGTGGTGAGCCTGGAACGGACCGCCGGCCTGCGCGCAGCGTTCCATCGGGGCGTGCTGCGCGACCCGGCGGTGCGCGCCCGGCACCTGCACCGGCTGGCCGACGCGCTGGAGCGGCTGGAGGCCGATGTGCTGGAGGCCATGCGGGGCGACATGGGCAAGCCGCCGATGGAGGCCTACATGGCCGAGGTGGGCGTGGCGGGCGAGGAGCTGCGCCACGCGGCGCTGGAAGTGGTCCGGTGGTCCAGGCCCCGCCCGGTGCCCACCCCCTTCAAGCTGCAGGTGAGCAGCAGCAGCATCCATCCCTGCCCGCTGGGCGTGGTGCTGATCGTGGCGCCGTGGAACTACCCGCTGCTGCTGGTGCTCGCCCCCCTGGCGGCGGCGCTGGCGGCCGGCAACTGCGCGGTGGTGAAGCCCAGCGAGGACGCCCCGCGGACGGCGGCCCTGGTGGACCGCCTGGTGCGCGAGGCCGGCCTGGAGGAACTGGTGCACGTGGTGCAGGGACCGGGCCATGCCGTGCTGCCGCCCCTGCTGGACGCGGTGCGCTTCGACCATGTGTTCTTCACCGGCAGCGCCGCCGTGGGCGCGCGCATCGCCGCCCAATGCGCCCCGAAGCTGGTGCCCGTCACCCTGGAACTGGGCGGCAAGAGCCCCGCCATCGTGGACCGCAGCGCGCACCTGCCCGGCGCGGTGCGCCGCATCGCGTGGAGCAAGTTCTTCAACGCCGGGCAGACCTGCGTGAGCACCGACCACGTGCTGGTGCACGCCGACCGGTACGAGGACTTCCTGAAGGCCTTCGCGCAGCAGGTGGAGCGGATGTTCGGTCCCGACCCGCAGCGCAGCCCCGACCTGGCCCGGATCGTGAACGACCGGCGCTGGCAGGTGCTGCGCGGCCACCTGGACCACGGGCGCGTGCACCTGGGCGGCGGCCACGACCGCGCCACGCGCTACATGGCCCCCACGGTGCTCACCGAGGTGCCGCTGGACAGCCCGCCGATGCGCGAGGAGATCTTCGGCCCCCTCCTGCCCGTGCTGCCCTGGCGCGACCGCGATGAGCTGGCCGCCCTGACGGCGCGGAACCCCGAGCCGCTCAGCGCCTACCTCTTCGCCCGCGACGCCGGGCTGGAGCGCTGGTTCACGAACGAGCTGCCCTTCGGCGGCGGCTGCATCAATGACACCATGGTGCACTTCGGCAACGCGCAACTGCCCTTCGGTGGGGTGGGGCGCAGCGGTCAGGGGCGCTACCACGGCCACGCCGGCTTCGACCGCTTCAGCAACCTGAAGGGCGTGATGCACAGCAACGACCGGCTTGACCCCGGCGTCCGCTATGCGCCCTACCGGCCCTGGCAGCTCAAGGTGCTGCGGTGGCTGTTCCGGTGA
- a CDS encoding glycosyltransferase family 2 protein codes for MACVSILLPYRISAEADEVEPLNAAIASMTGQTFTDWELLLIDNASSAESAAIAQHWAARDARITLVHEPHVGIAHALNTGLAHARGSLIARMDADDVSHPERLAKQVAHLEAHPDIGVLGTATRFASTVPEHRGMLAYVAWQNRILSPDAHAVKRFVDAPLAHPTVMFRRALVERHGGYATGPVPEDHELWLRWMDAGVRMAKLPDALLTWTDHAARLSRTHPHYSVDAFFRTKMHWLAKWLLRTLSGRPVIVAGTSALCRERAQRLTAEGIPIAAFTDVKPRAVPGHAFVRSDALPPAGEAFVVSLISQRGAGDRIAAFLAGRGLVEGEDFVLAA; via the coding sequence ATGGCGTGCGTTTCAATACTCCTCCCCTACCGCATTTCAGCAGAAGCCGATGAAGTGGAGCCGCTGAACGCGGCCATCGCCAGCATGACCGGGCAGACCTTCACGGACTGGGAGCTGCTCCTCATCGACAACGCTTCCTCCGCGGAAAGCGCAGCCATCGCGCAGCACTGGGCCGCGCGCGATGCGCGCATCACCCTGGTGCACGAGCCCCACGTCGGCATCGCGCACGCGCTGAACACCGGCCTGGCGCATGCACGAGGCTCCCTCATCGCCCGCATGGACGCCGATGACGTGAGCCATCCGGAACGGTTGGCGAAGCAGGTGGCCCACCTGGAGGCTCATCCGGACATCGGCGTGCTGGGCACGGCCACACGCTTCGCCAGCACGGTGCCCGAGCACCGCGGCATGCTGGCCTATGTGGCGTGGCAGAACAGGATCCTGAGCCCGGATGCGCACGCCGTGAAGCGCTTCGTGGACGCGCCGCTCGCCCACCCCACGGTGATGTTCCGCCGCGCGTTGGTGGAGCGGCACGGCGGCTACGCTACCGGTCCCGTGCCGGAGGACCACGAGCTGTGGCTGCGGTGGATGGACGCCGGCGTGCGCATGGCGAAGCTGCCCGACGCGCTGCTCACCTGGACCGACCACGCGGCCCGCCTGAGCCGCACGCATCCGCACTACAGCGTGGACGCCTTCTTCCGCACGAAGATGCATTGGCTCGCGAAGTGGCTGCTGCGCACCCTGAGCGGGCGGCCGGTGATCGTGGCGGGCACCAGCGCCCTGTGCCGCGAGCGCGCGCAGCGGCTGACCGCCGAGGGCATCCCCATCGCGGCGTTCACGGACGTGAAGCCGCGCGCCGTGCCGGGCCACGCCTTCGTGCGCAGCGACGCACTGCCGCCCGCGGGCGAGGCCTTCGTGGTGAGCCTCATCAGCCAGCGCGGGGCGGGCGACCGCATCGCCGCCTTCCTGGCCGGCCGCGGGCTGGTGGAGGGCGAGGACTTCGTGCTGGCGGCCTGA
- a CDS encoding SBBP repeat-containing protein — protein sequence MRTSSTILAALIFQALSCSNTLFANDHSPGLLSELNGGNRSVAPAGFEENKGQVTTTTGVPAPEVRFRYTQGGTTLFLLRTGIAYQFNRLHRPVGLDELEEEARFDPTKRMQHDALRAETRVESYRMDMLLEGADPDARVSTEGRSTDYTQYYTHDVLDVHTYRRITYHEVYPGIDWVLYTTEEGIKYDFVVRPGADPARIMLRFLHHEELRVEADGCLTHGNRLGRFTEAAPVSYQNGHSVGTRFVLQEDHQRPGQALVHFDLDPYDRSSTLRIDPARIWGTYYGGSGFDYGYSCAVDGGGNVLLAGETHSPNAISSGGHQLIAGSVVDGFLVKFDGSGNRLWGTYYGGESWDSGKSCAVDAVGNVFLAGYTASLNTVASAGHQNSIGGNNDAYLVKFNGAGIRQWSTYYGGPGDDIGYSCAVDLSGEVYLSGYTESSSAIASGGHQNTFGGLRDAFLVKFSASGIRLWGTYYGGSAFEDSYACSVNNSAQVYLVGVTESTADIASGGHQNVFGGGLVDAFIVKFDATGARQWASYYGGPGDDGGVACAFDVDGSAYMVGATTSATDIASGGHQGFLAGDWDGFVVKFDGTGIREWGTYYGGIEEERALSCAVDDNGNLYVAGTTESATGIDSLGFQNVFGGDIDAFLVKFSSTGARSWGTYYGDTGLDRGFSCSTDGSGSVYVAGSTFSSTALASGGHQDTNGGGLDAFLVKFQGGTGVGIGEVGSVSIDVYPNPGVGLFTVRLEQPPGPGVRYRVLNAAGTTVLAGRLTQQVATIDMIVQSTGVYVLQLLTADGVRSAPLIRY from the coding sequence ATGAGAACTTCCTCTACCATATTGGCTGCGCTGATCTTCCAGGCCTTGTCCTGCTCCAACACCCTGTTCGCGAACGACCACTCTCCTGGGCTCTTGTCCGAATTGAACGGCGGCAACCGCTCGGTAGCCCCAGCGGGTTTCGAGGAGAACAAGGGCCAGGTGACCACCACCACGGGAGTGCCGGCCCCTGAGGTGCGCTTCCGCTACACGCAGGGTGGCACCACCCTCTTTCTGCTACGCACCGGCATCGCCTACCAGTTCAACCGGCTGCACCGGCCTGTGGGCCTGGATGAGTTGGAGGAGGAGGCGCGCTTCGACCCCACCAAGCGAATGCAGCACGACGCCTTGCGCGCGGAGACGCGGGTGGAGTCCTACCGCATGGACATGCTGCTGGAGGGCGCTGACCCGGATGCTCGGGTGAGCACTGAGGGCCGCAGCACCGATTACACGCAATACTACACGCACGATGTGCTGGATGTGCACACCTACCGCCGCATCACCTACCACGAGGTGTACCCCGGCATCGATTGGGTGCTGTACACCACCGAGGAGGGCATCAAATACGACTTCGTGGTGCGGCCCGGTGCCGACCCGGCGCGAATCATGCTGCGCTTTCTGCACCACGAGGAGCTACGCGTAGAGGCCGATGGATGCCTGACGCACGGCAATCGCTTGGGTCGCTTCACGGAGGCGGCGCCGGTGAGCTACCAGAACGGTCATTCGGTGGGCACCCGCTTCGTGCTCCAAGAGGATCACCAACGGCCCGGGCAGGCCCTGGTGCATTTCGACCTGGACCCCTACGACCGCAGTAGCACTTTGCGCATCGACCCCGCACGCATTTGGGGGACATACTATGGGGGTAGTGGCTTTGATTACGGCTACTCCTGTGCGGTAGATGGTGGTGGCAATGTCTTGTTGGCAGGTGAGACGCATTCTCCGAACGCGATTTCTTCAGGAGGCCATCAGCTCATCGCAGGTAGCGTGGTTGATGGGTTTCTGGTAAAGTTCGACGGATCTGGTAACCGGCTTTGGGGCACCTATTATGGCGGCGAAAGCTGGGATTCAGGTAAATCATGTGCTGTGGACGCAGTAGGTAATGTATTCTTAGCTGGTTACACGGCGTCATTAAATACAGTCGCTAGCGCTGGGCATCAAAATTCCATTGGTGGCAATAACGATGCGTATCTCGTGAAGTTCAATGGAGCGGGTATCCGGCAATGGAGCACATATTACGGTGGCCCAGGTGATGATATTGGCTACTCATGTGCGGTAGATCTCAGCGGCGAGGTTTATCTATCAGGATATACGGAGTCTTCGTCCGCAATCGCAAGCGGCGGCCATCAAAACACCTTTGGTGGTCTGCGTGATGCTTTCTTGGTGAAGTTCAGTGCATCTGGGATTCGGCTATGGGGCACCTACTATGGCGGGAGTGCATTTGAGGATAGCTATGCCTGTTCCGTGAACAATAGTGCCCAAGTGTACCTCGTAGGGGTGACGGAATCAACGGCTGACATTGCCTCCGGCGGTCATCAGAACGTGTTTGGGGGTGGCCTAGTCGATGCATTTATCGTGAAGTTTGATGCGACAGGCGCCCGTCAATGGGCCTCATATTATGGTGGCCCAGGTGATGATGGTGGTGTCGCTTGTGCTTTTGACGTCGATGGAAGCGCGTATATGGTGGGGGCTACGACATCCGCAACAGATATAGCGAGTGGTGGTCATCAAGGATTTTTGGCTGGCGATTGGGATGGCTTTGTCGTAAAATTCGATGGTACTGGCATTCGTGAATGGGGAACATATTATGGTGGTATTGAGGAGGAAAGAGCACTTTCCTGCGCAGTAGATGACAATGGAAATTTGTACGTAGCAGGTACCACAGAGTCTGCAACCGGTATTGATAGCCTTGGCTTCCAAAATGTATTCGGCGGGGATATTGATGCATTCTTGGTTAAGTTCAGCTCCACGGGTGCGCGAAGCTGGGGCACCTATTATGGGGACACTGGCCTAGATAGGGGCTTTTCCTGTTCCACTGATGGAAGTGGGTCTGTCTACGTAGCTGGCTCTACGTTCTCGAGTACTGCGCTCGCCAGTGGTGGGCATCAGGATACGAATGGCGGTGGTTTGGACGCCTTCCTTGTGAAGTTTCAGGGCGGAACTGGTGTGGGAATTGGAGAGGTTGGGTCCGTTTCCATTGATGTCTACCCCAATCCGGGCGTTGGCCTCTTCACCGTGCGGCTTGAGCAGCCACCCGGTCCGGGCGTTCGCTATCGAGTGCTGAATGCGGCGGGTACTACAGTGCTCGCGGGTCGCCTCACGCAGCAGGTCGCCACCATTGACATGATTGTGCAGAGCACTGGGGTTTACGTCCTTCAGCTATTAACGGCAGATGGGGTCCGCAGTGCGCCGCTTATCCGGTATTGA
- a CDS encoding aspartate-semialdehyde dehydrogenase, whose product MKVAVVGATGLVGGVMLKVLEERRFPVDELLAVASDRSAGRTVRFSGREVPVIGMEAAIAARPQLALFSAGGATSLEWAPRFAEVGCTVIDNSSAWRMFPDKKLVVPEVNGDVLTADDRIIANPNCSTIQLVMALAPLHRAFGVERVVVSTYQAVTGTGMKAVQQLENERKGISGDMAYPFPIDRNVIPRCDVFTDNGYTKEEMKLVNETRKILDPAIRVTATAVRVPVTGGHSEAVNIECARDFELDAVRRLLSEAPGIELRDEPAKDEYPMPLIAHDRDAVFVGRIRRDESQPRTLNLWIVADNLRKGAATNAVQIAELLVRKGFVQGQGARTLTTGG is encoded by the coding sequence ATGAAGGTCGCAGTCGTCGGTGCCACCGGGCTGGTCGGTGGGGTCATGCTCAAGGTGCTCGAGGAGCGCCGCTTCCCCGTGGACGAACTGCTGGCCGTGGCCAGCGACCGAAGCGCCGGACGCACGGTGCGGTTCAGCGGGCGCGAGGTGCCGGTGATCGGCATGGAGGCCGCCATCGCCGCCCGTCCCCAGCTCGCCCTGTTCTCCGCCGGAGGCGCCACCTCCCTGGAATGGGCCCCGCGCTTCGCCGAAGTGGGCTGCACGGTGATCGACAACAGCAGCGCCTGGCGCATGTTCCCCGACAAGAAGCTGGTGGTGCCCGAGGTGAACGGCGACGTGCTCACCGCGGACGACCGCATCATCGCCAACCCCAACTGCAGCACCATCCAGCTGGTGATGGCGCTGGCGCCGCTGCACAGGGCCTTCGGCGTGGAGCGCGTGGTCGTGAGCACCTACCAGGCCGTCACCGGCACGGGCATGAAGGCCGTGCAGCAGCTGGAGAACGAGCGCAAGGGCATCAGCGGCGACATGGCCTATCCCTTCCCCATCGACCGCAACGTGATCCCGCGCTGCGATGTGTTCACCGACAACGGGTACACCAAGGAGGAGATGAAGCTGGTGAACGAGACCAGGAAGATCCTCGACCCCGCCATCCGCGTCACCGCCACGGCCGTGCGCGTGCCCGTCACCGGCGGCCACAGCGAAGCGGTGAACATCGAGTGCGCGCGCGACTTCGAGCTGGACGCGGTGCGCCGGCTGCTGAGCGAGGCTCCCGGCATCGAGCTGCGCGATGAGCCGGCGAAGGATGAATACCCCATGCCGCTGATCGCGCACGACCGCGATGCGGTCTTCGTGGGCCGCATCCGCCGGGACGAGAGCCAGCCCCGCACCCTCAACCTGTGGATCGTGGCGGACAACCTGCGCAAGGGCGCCGCCACCAATGCCGTGCAGATCGCGGAGCTGCTGGTGCGGAAGGGCTTTGTTCAGGGCCAGGGTGCTCGCACGCTCACCACGGGCGGCTGA